The Mauremys reevesii isolate NIE-2019 linkage group 1, ASM1616193v1, whole genome shotgun sequence genome has a segment encoding these proteins:
- the HSPA13 gene encoding heat shock 70 kDa protein 13 gives MAGEMTVLGSAVLALLLAGYLAQQYLPMPTPKVIGIDLGTTYCSVGVFLPGTGQVKVISDESGHNSIPSIVSFTDTDVYVGYDGLELADSNPQNTVYDAKRFIGKIFTPEELKNESSRYPFKIFSNNGAAEFSVTTNETYNVSPEYIGSQLLLKLKRMAEEYLGMPVSKAVISVPAEFDERQRNYTIKAANLAGLEILQVINEPTAAAMAYGLHKTDVFNVLVVDLGGGTLDVSLLNKQGGMFLTRAMAGNNKLGGQDFNQRLLQYLYDQIHRMYGSVPSRKEEIHRLRQAVEAVKLNLTLHDSSPVRVSLTMPERKDLKELSEREQIKINNVIAAEPSQMEDGVISLLRDDLSQTQSNTVKVVFETEISRKLFETLNEDLFQKILVPIEQVLKEGHLPKTEVDEIVLVGGSTRIPRIRRVIQEFFGKEPNTSVDPDLAVVMGVAIQAGIVGGSWPLQVSAVEIPNRHLRKTNFN, from the exons ATGGCCGGCGAGATGACGGTGCTGG GTTCAGCTGTCTTGGCCCTTTTGTTGGCTGGCTATCTGGCACAACAGTATCTACCTATGCCTACACCAAAAGTGATTGGGATTGACCTTGGCACCACTTACTGCTCTGTTGGCGTGTTCCTTCCTGGCACAGGGCAGGTGAAAGTTATTTCAGATGAAAGTGGGCATAACAGCATACCAAGCATAGTGTCATTCACAGACACGGATGTGTACGTGGGATATGATGGCCTAGAACTAGCAGATTCTAATCCACAGAACACGGTATATGATGCCAAAAGATTCATAGGGAAAATCTTCACTCCAGAAGAGCTGAAAAATGAAAGTAGCAGATATCCATTTAAG ATTTTCAGCAACAATGGAGCAGCTGAATTTTCAGTGACAACCAATGAAACATATAACGTCTCACCTGAGTATATTGGCTCTCAACTGCTATTGAAATTAAAGAGGATGGCAGAGGAGTACCTTGGCATGCCAGTTTCCAAGGCTGTCATTTCAGTGCCAGCAGAGTTTGATGAAAGGCAACGGAACTACACTATTAAGGCAGCTAACCTTGCAG GGTTAGAGATATTGCAGGTAATTAATGAACCCACTGCTGCAGCTATGGCTTATGGTCTCCATAAAACGGATGTGTTTAATGTTCTGGTAGTGGATTTGGGTGGAGGAACTTTGGATGTCTCATTATTGAATAAACAAGGAGGAATGTTTCTGACACGAGCAATGGCAG GTAACAACAAACTTGGAGGACAGGACTTTAATCAGCGATTGCTGCAATACTTGTATGACCAAATCCATCGAATGTATGGCTCTGTGCCCTCCAGAAAGGAAGAAATACATCGACTTAGGCAGGCTGTGGAAGCAGTCAAGTTAAATTTGACTCTACACGATTCTTCTCCTGTCAGAGTTTCTCTTACCATGCCAGAAAGGAAGGACCTAAAAGAACTTTCAGAAAGAGAacagataaaaataaataatgtaattGCAGCCGAACCTTCACAAATGGAAGACGGTGTGATAAGCCTTTTAAGGGATGACCTTTCACAAACACAGAGCAACACTGTCAAAGTTGTCTTTGAAACAGAAATCTCCAGAAAACTATTTGAAACGTTGAACGAGGACCTGTTTCAGAAGATCCTTGTGCCCATTGAGCAGGTGCTGAAGGAAGGACATCTACCCAAGACAGAAGTGGATGAGATTGTATTAGTAGGGGGCTCCACCCGTATTCCCCGGATACGCAGAGTTATTCAAGAGTTCTTTGGAAAGGAACCCAACACCTCTGTAGATCCTGATCTGGCAGTGGTAATGGGTGTAGCTATCCAAGCTGGGATTGTTGGAGGGTCCTGGCCCCTCCAAGTCAGTGCTGTAGAAATTCCTAATAGACATTTACGAAAAACTAACTTCAATTGA